In Euzebyales bacterium, the genomic window AGCAGGCCGATGAACGTCTTGGGGTCGGCGACGTTGATCTGGGTGACGGGATCGGCGAACAGCGCCGACCCGACCGCGTCGAGACGCATCTCCGCGCCGATCGTCTCGACGTACGACGCGAACAACGCCACCGCCGCGATGACCGCCGACCCGATCGCGAAGCCCTTCGTGACCGCTTTCGTCGTGTTGCCCGCCGCGTCGAGGGCGACCATGATCCGTTCGGCCTCACCATCGAACTCGCCGGACATCTCCGCGATGCCGGCCGCGTTGTCGGCGACGGGCCCGAACGTGTCCTCCGACACCACGACGCCCGTCGTCGCCAGCATGCCCATGCCGCACAGTGCGACCAGGTACAGCGCGTACTGCAGGTTGCCGTCCCCGAGCGCGAGCGCAACGGCGAGCGCGCCGGCGATCGCCACGATGGCCCACACACTGGACTCCATGCCGGAGCTGACCCCCGACAGCACTGTGGTCGCGGGACCGGTCCGGGCCGCCGTCGCGATCTCGCGGACCGGCGCCGTCTCGGTCGACGTGTAGTACTCGGTCAGCCGGCTCACGACCTGGGCCAGCACCAGGCCGGCGACGACCGCCCAGAACACGTCCAGGTTGCCCACGTAGAACTGCGCGACGGCGAACGTGCCGAGCACCGTCAGCACCCCGGCGGTCGCGAAACCGCGGTTGATCGGCGTCAGCGGACTGCGGTCCGTGTCGGTCGCGCGCACAGCGTAGACGCCGACGATGGATGCCAACACGCCGATGGCGCGGACGACGACCGGGAAGATCAGGCCCAGCGCAGGGTTCGCACCGATCGAGTTGAACGCGGCGACGCCCAAGATGATCGATGCGACGAGCGTGACCTCGTAGCTCTCGAAGAGGTCCGCCGCCATGCCCGCACAGTCGCCGACGTTGTCGCCGACGTTGTCCGCGATGGTCGCCGGGTTGCGGGGGTCGTCCTCCGGGATCCCCGCCTCGACCTTGCCGACGAGGTCGGCGCCCACGTCCGCCGCCTTGGTGAAGATGCCACCGCCGACCCGAAGGAACAGCGCCAGGAGCGATCCACCGAAGCCGAAGCCGATCAGGATCGTTGACGCGGTGTTCTGGAACGCCAGGATGATGACCGTTGCACCCAGCAGGCCCAGGCCGACCGTGAACATCCCGGCGACACCACCGGTGCGGAAGGCCACGCGCAGCGCCGCCGGCAGCGATCCCGAGCGCGCCGCGGCGGCCGTGCGCACGTTGCCGCGGACCGCCAGGCGCATGCCGATGAAGCCCGTCAGCCCCGACATGACGCAGCCCGCGAGGAACGCGATCGTGCGCCACGTCCCGGACTGCGCCGCCGTGAGCGCCTCCGTGCCGTCCGGTCGCAGCACCGCCGTCGACGTCGCGAACACGACCACGACCAGCGGGATCAGGATCACTGCGATCGTGCGGAACTGGCGGCGCAGGTAGGTCAGCGCGCCCTCCTCGATCGCCCCCGCGATGTCGCGCATGCGTGGCGTGCCCGTGTCGGCCGCAACCACGGCGCGCATCAACACGACGCCGACTGCGATCGCCGCGACGGCCGTGGCCACCGCGAACCACAGCCACGCCATCTCGCCGCTGCCGAGCTCGAACGACTGGTAGCCGCCCTCTGCGGCCAGTAGCACAGGCACTGCACGCTCCTCGGACCGCGGCGCAGACCCCCCGCCTGCGCCGCCCCGCCAGGTCAGGGGGTTTAGCTTATACGAAAGCCAGTGTTGCCTGCAACGAATGAACGATTTCGCTCGTGCTTCAGCAGGAGTCGACCACGCCTCAGTCGAGCCGGACGAAGATCTGGCGTGCCAGGTTGCTGCCGATCGTGCGGTCCTCGTCCCCGACCCTGATCACGACCGGACCACCGAACGGGTGGTGCTCGCGCACCACGATCTGCACGCCCGGCCTGATGCCCAGCGTCTCCAGGAAGTCACTCACCTCCCGATCGGTCGCGCCTGGCAGCGCGACCTCGGCGGTCACACCCGCCTCGACCTGGTCCAGCGTGGGGAGCGACGGCACGTCCGTCGAGTCCGCGGCGGGGATCGGGAATCCGTGGGGACATGTCGCCGGCCGGTCCAGCGCCACGAAGATGCGGGCGATCACCTCGTCGGGGACGTCGTGCTCGAACGTGACGGCCAGGCGGTCGGCGTCCTCCCACGGGTAGCCGAGCATGTCCGACAGGAACCGTTCGACGATGCGATGGCGCCGGATCGCCGCCGTCGCGACCGCACGACCCTCGTCGGTCAACTCGACCCCGCGG contains:
- a CDS encoding sodium-translocating pyrophosphatase, yielding MPVLLAAEGGYQSFELGSGEMAWLWFAVATAVAAIAVGVVLMRAVVAADTGTPRMRDIAGAIEEGALTYLRRQFRTIAVILIPLVVVVFATSTAVLRPDGTEALTAAQSGTWRTIAFLAGCVMSGLTGFIGMRLAVRGNVRTAAAARSGSLPAALRVAFRTGGVAGMFTVGLGLLGATVIILAFQNTASTILIGFGFGGSLLALFLRVGGGIFTKAADVGADLVGKVEAGIPEDDPRNPATIADNVGDNVGDCAGMAADLFESYEVTLVASIILGVAAFNSIGANPALGLIFPVVVRAIGVLASIVGVYAVRATDTDRSPLTPINRGFATAGVLTVLGTFAVAQFYVGNLDVFWAVVAGLVLAQVVSRLTEYYTSTETAPVREIATAARTGPATTVLSGVSSGMESSVWAIVAIAGALAVALALGDGNLQYALYLVALCGMGMLATTGVVVSEDTFGPVADNAAGIAEMSGEFDGEAERIMVALDAAGNTTKAVTKGFAIGSAVIAAVALFASYVETIGAEMRLDAVGSALFADPVTQINVADPKTFIGLLAGGAVVFLFSALAIRAVGRSAGIVVAEVRHQFATKRIMEGIDRPDYGAVIDICTRASLRELATPALLAVLTPVIIGFGVGYAALGAFLAAVILVGQLMANFLSNAGGAWDNAKKYIEDGNEGGKGSDADQAAVIGDTVGDPFKDTAGPALNPLIKVMNLVSLLILPAVLALRDAPVRYAVAVGAAIVLAGAIAFSKRVAQPMVAGAPREAVDASR
- a CDS encoding metal-dependent transcriptional regulator; translated protein: MDSLTSTERETAKAIYRLTPEGGAARTGDLAAALSVAPASATARVQRLAERGLAVYAPYRGVELTDEGRAVATAAIRRHRIVERFLSDMLGYPWEDADRLAVTFEHDVPDEVIARIFVALDRPATCPHGFPIPAADSTDVPSLPTLDQVEAGVTAEVALPGATDREVSDFLETLGIRPGVQIVVREHHPFGGPVVIRVGDEDRTIGSNLARQIFVRLD